The nucleotide sequence cacacacacatctcccccAGGACCTCCCCCATGATCTATCCCAGGACCTCTCTCAGGACCTCTCTCAGGACCTCTCTCAGGACCTCCCCCAGGACCCCTCCCAGGACCCCCCCCATGACCTCCCCCAGGACCCTCCCCAGGACCTCCCCCAGGACCTCCCCCATGATCTATCCCAGGACCTCTCTCAGGACCTCTCTCAGGACCTCCCCCATGACCCCTCCCAGGACCCCCCCCATGACCTCCCCCAGGACCCTCCCCAGGTACTGCTGACGTtacaggacggtgtgtgtgtcaGGGACCAGCGGGACGGTAGCAGCTCCTCCTCAGACAGTGATTCGGACTCCTCTTCCTCCGGGGTGACGCTGGCTGTTGTGTTAGGTCAGGcagatgaagatgatgatgatgatgaaggctTCAGTCGGGCAAGGAAACCCTGTGCCATCAAAACCCTGGACGAGACCCTGCCTGAGGTACCCCTGGCCTCTAACCCCTGGCCTCTAACCCCTGGCCTCTAACCAACCCAtgacctctctctaacccctgacctctctctaacccctgacctctctctaacccctgacctctctctaacccctgacctctctctaacccctggcctctctctaacccctggcctctctctaacccctggcctctctctaacccctggcctctctctaacccctaacgcctctctctaacccctaacgcctctctctaacccctggcctctctctaacccctaACGCCTCTAACCAACCCCTggcctctctctaacccctggcctctctctaacccctggcctctctctaacccctggcctctctctaacccctggcctctctctaacccctaacgcctctctctaacccctggcctctctctaacccctgacgcctctctctaacccctgacctctaaccaacccctgacctctctctaacccctgacctctctctaacccctgacctctctctaacccctgacctctctctaacccctgacctctctctaacccctaacgcctctctctaacccctaacgcctctctctaacccctggcgcctctctctaacccctggcgcctctctctaacccctggcgcctctctctaacccctggcgcctctctctaacccctggcgcctctctctaacccctggcgcctctctctaacccctgacgcctctctctaacccctgacgcctctctctaacccctgacgcctctctctaacccctggcgcctctctctaacccctggcgcctctctctaacccctggcgcctctctctaacccctggcgcctctctctaacccctggcgcctctctctaacccctggcgcctctctctaacccctggcgcctctctctaacccctggc is from Salvelinus namaycush isolate Seneca unplaced genomic scaffold, SaNama_1.0 Scaffold3987, whole genome shotgun sequence and encodes:
- the naf1 gene encoding H/ACA ribonucleoprotein complex non-core subunit NAF1, whose amino-acid sequence is MEAQPEETAVVPEVLQSSAETHGEELELNDGTSTEHLEDGCTAETEPQGLTSVTSDSRLPGELTGGAEEMEVTENLNSVSSSELGDGTTHTHLPQDLPHDLSQDLSQDLSQDLSQDLPQDPSQDPPHDLPQDPPQDLPQDLPHDLSQDLSQDLSQDLPHDPSQDPPHDLPQDPPQVLLTLQDGVCVRDQRDGSSSSSDSDSDSSSSGVTLAVVLGQADEDDDDDEGFSRARKPCAIKTLDETLPEELPAVEELTVVLPEEAEILPLGSVSSIIQQL